The proteins below come from a single Methanospirillum lacunae genomic window:
- a CDS encoding PAS domain-containing protein, translated as MTLPNPENNGSINKTNPDRCHLLDRVKKQTLASDIRWGTLFREVADPIIIGDEEGILVCNPCFEKLTGLTSEQILGYQISHLPMCHSHPEDCSLFITYWKDSTYSGKRFSWSFTSTHNKKIVLDMQIVFVTIEGNTFRFCIGRDITRETELIEEQEISLRQIDKNMAQLAALNDEIRNPLTLIAMSAGVNPGPEQTKILEGVHMINSLVDRLDQGFTESEKVRKFLKRTIHDFGTALDEE; from the coding sequence ATGACATTACCTAATCCTGAAAATAACGGTTCAATCAATAAAACGAACCCGGACAGATGCCATTTACTTGACCGGGTAAAGAAACAGACACTGGCATCTGATATTCGCTGGGGGACTCTGTTTCGTGAAGTAGCAGACCCCATCATAATTGGAGATGAAGAAGGAATCCTGGTATGTAATCCCTGTTTTGAAAAATTGACCGGGCTCACGTCTGAGCAGATCCTTGGATACCAGATATCTCATCTTCCTATGTGCCATTCTCATCCGGAAGATTGTAGCCTATTCATAACATACTGGAAAGATTCTACGTATTCAGGAAAACGGTTTTCATGGTCATTTACGAGCACACACAATAAGAAAATTGTTCTTGATATGCAGATAGTATTCGTGACCATCGAAGGCAATACATTCAGGTTCTGCATTGGCCGTGATATTACCCGTGAAACCGAACTTATTGAAGAACAGGAGATCTCACTTCGGCAGATAGACAAAAACATGGCTCAACTTGCAGCATTAAATGACGAGATAAGAAATCCCCTGACATTAATCGCCATGAGTGCCGGAGTGAATCCAGGACCTGAACAGACTAAAATTCTTGAAGGAGTACACATGATTAATTCTCTGGTAGACCGCCTGGACCAGGGATTCACCGAATCTGAAAAGGTGAGGAAATTCTTAAAACGTACGATTCATGATTTTGGTACTGCTTTGGACGAGGAATAA